GCGTGGACGAACGATCCGTGGGCGTCGAATCGGGCCACGCGGGAGTTGCGGTAGCCGTCGGCGACATACGCCCGGTTGTCGGCGGTGACGGTGACGTCGGTGGGACGGGCGAAGGTGTAGGGGTCCCCCGTGCACGGCAGGTTGGTCAGCTCGTTGCGTACGGCCAGGCAGGTGTCCAGTCCCGGGCGGTAGTCGTGGCCGATGGTGCGCCGGGGTCGGCCGTGGCGGTCGAAGACGGTGACCTGGTTGGTCATGACGTCGGTGGTCCACACGTCGCCGGCCGGGTCTACCGAGACGGCGTGGGGAGAGCGGAACAGCCCGGCGCCCCAGGAGCGGCGCACCTGGCCGGTGCCGGGGTCCAGAGCGAGCAGCGGGTCGGTCGTCATGAGCGGCGCTGATGCGAATGGTGCGCCGGCACGGTGCAGCAGGATGACTTCGCCGTCCGTGGAGACGGCGACGCCGGTGCCTCCGGCGGCCTGTGACGGCAGGTCGCCCCAGGGGTCGAGTACGTCACCGTCGGCGGTGGTGCGGCTGGCACCGTCGTCGACGAGCAATGCCTGCGGCGGGCTACCGCGCAGCACGAGTCCGGTCACGGCCAGGGCGGCTGCCGGCGCGGCGAGCAGCAGCGAGCGGCGTGCCCATGCCCGACGCCGTGGCGCGGGCGTTTGGGCGGGTGGTGTCACCGGCGAGTCATGGTGCTGGGTGGGCACGTCGGGGCCTTCCTTCTGCGGCGTGCCGGGTATGGCGTCCGGCGACAGTTCATCGTCGCGGTGTGGGGGCCCAAGTCCCATTGGGGGAATCCCGGAAGCCGACCCGAAGTCGGGTGGGGTCCGCGAGCGGCCGCTGGACCAGGGAAGTCCGGGATGCGACGTAGGGGGTGGCCTTCGTGCCACCCCCCCAGAAAACCTCAGTGCTCCGCGAGCGCGACGTGCGGCAGGCGGCGCTCGAGCCGGCGCGGCAGCCACCAGGCTCGTTCGCCGAGCAGTTCCAGGACTGCCGGGGCGAGCACGAGCCGGACCAGGGTGACGTCGACGAGCACGGCGGTGGCGAGGCCGAGGCCGATCATCTTGACCTCCGTCTCGCCGTCGGCCACGAAGCCGACGAAGACGAGGGTCATGATGGCGCCCGCGGTGCCGATGAGCCCGGCGGTGCGGCCGACGGCGCGGGCGACGCCGCTCCCCGCGGCGCCGCGCTGCCGCTCCTCACGGACGGCCGACAGCAGGAACACGTTGTAGTCCATGCTGAGCCCGAACAGGATGGCGAACATCAGCATCGGCACGAAGGAGACGATCGGCTGCTCCGCGACTCCCAGCAGGCTGGTTCCCCAGGAGGTCTGGAACGCCAGGGTGACCACACCGTAGGCCGCGCCGATGGAGAGCAGGTTCAGCACGGCGCTGACGACCGGCAGCAGCACGGAGCGGAAGACGATGCCCAGCAGGACCAGCGACAGGCCGATGACCACTGCCAGCAGCAGCCAGAGGCGGTCGGAGACACGGGTGGCGAGGTCGTCGAAGGTGGCGGTCATGCCGCCGACGTACGCCCGGGCTCCGGTGCCCTGCAGCGCGGTGGGCGCGACCTGGTCCCGCAGGGACTGGACGAGGTCGGACGTCGCCCGGTCCTGGGGTGCGCTGTCCGGGATCACGGTCAGCACCGCGGTGTCGCCGGCGGGGTTGACCTGTGCGGGGGTGACGGCGGCGACGTCGCCGGTGCCGCCGATCGCGGTGCTCAGCTGCTGCAGCGCGGCCTGGCGGTCGGTGGTCTGCCGCAGGTCCACGGCGACCAGCAGCGGCCCGTTGAAGCCGGGCCCGAAGCCCTCGGCGAGGCGGTCGTAGGCCACGCGCATGGTGTCGCCGGCGGGCCGGGTGCCGTCGTCGGGCTGTCCGAGCTGGAGGTCGAGCGTGGGTGCGGCGAGGGACAGCAGGGCCACGGTGACCGCGGTGGCCCACAGGGCGGGGCGCCGGGCGACGGCGGCGGCCAGCCTGGCGGCCACGGACCGGCGTTCGGTCGGTCCGCCGCCGGCCGCCGGGTGCGGTGCGGTCGCGGGTGCCGGCAGGGCCCGTTCCGCCCGCGGCAGCACGCGCCGGCCGGCGAGCCGCAGCAGGGCGGGTACTAGGGTGACGGCGGTCATCGCCGCGACGGCGACCACGAGCGCGGCGGCCATGCCCATGCGCCCGATCACCGGGATGCCGGTGACGTATAGGCCGCAGATGCTGATGACCACGATGGCACCGGCGGTGAGCACCGAGACGCCGATGGTGCCGTTGGCGTTGGCGGCGGCGCGGACCGGGTCGTCGCCTGTTCGCAGCCGGTCGCGGAACCGGGCGACGACGAACAGTGCGTAGTCGACGCCGGCGCCGAGGCCCAGCATCACCGCGATGGTCGGTGCGACGTTGGGCACGTCGATGAACCCGGAGATTACGGTGAGCGACACCATGCCGATCATCAGGGCGAGCACGGCGGCGCCGAGGGTGACCGCCGTCGCGGCGAACGACCGGAACAGCAGGTTGACCAGGATGAGCGCGGCGATCAGGCCGACGACCTCGCCGATGGGCGCGGTGCGCTGGCGGAGCTGGTTCACCACCGGGCCGCGCAGGGACGTCTCCAGCCCGGCGTCGGCGGCCACGGTCTGCGCTTGCGTCAGCCGGTCGAGGTTCGCCTTCTCCAGGTCGGCGGCGACCTTGGTGTACTGCACCGTGGTGAAGGCGATCCGCCCGTCCGGGGAGACCTGCAACGGGGTCACGGTCGCGACGTCGGGTTGGGTGCGGACCCGGGCAAGGACCTGCTCGACCGCGGCCCGGCCCCGGTCATCGGGCAGGTTCAGCGTGCCGGGGCCCGCCTGCTGCGCGAACACGAGGGTGGCCGTGTCCCCGGCCTGCGCGGCAAACCGGTCCCCGACCAGGTCCGCAGCGTCCTGCGAGCCGGTGCCCGGCAGCCGGACACCGTCGGTGAAGCCGGCGCCGACACCGCCGGCCGCTCCGCCGAGCACGAGCAGCAGCAGTACGAAGCCCACGATCACGCGGACCGGATGGCGGGCAGCGGAGCCGCCCAACCGAAACAACCAGGACATTTGATCTCCGAATGCAGGGTATGTAGGGCGTGGATCGTCCGGTGATCCCGGCCGGATCCCGACCGGGACGGGCTGAAAGTCAGGGCCGGCGAGCGGCCAGGCGGTCGAACACCGCGACCGCGGCGCCGACGCCGCCCTCCGCGCGAACCCGCGTGCCGAGGTCGGCGGCCCGGCGGCGCATCGCGTCGTCCGCGGTGACCGCCCGCAGGGCGGCCGCCAGCCGCGCCGAGGTCAGCCGGCGCCGGGCGACGGGCGCCGGGCCTGCCCCGAGCGCCGCGACCCGCGCTCCCCAGAACGGCTGGTCGACACCGAACGGCACGACGGCCTGCGGAATGCCGGCGGCGAACCCCGCGCCGGTGGTGCCGGCGCCGCCGTGGTGGACCACTGCGGCGCAACGGGGCAGCAGCCAGTCGTGGGGGGCCTCGTCGAGGACGAGGATGTCGTCGGCGAGGTCGGCCGGCTGCTGCAGGCCGCCCCAGCCCGACAGCAGGACCGCGCGTACGCCCGCCTGCCGGACGGCGCGGACGACGAGCTCGGTGAGCGCCACCGGATCCCCGCCCGCCATGCTGCCGAAGCCGATGCAGACCGGGGCCGGGCCCGCGTCGAGGAAACGCAGCAGCGCCGGCGGCGGTGCCCAGTCGTCCCGGGCGGGCAGCATCCAGTATCCGGTGACGTGCCGGTCCGGTCCCCACTCGGGCGCGTCCGGAACGACGTGCCGGCTGTAGCCGTAGACGGACGGCAGACCGCGGCGGGGGTCGCGCTTCGGGTCGGCTTGCGCGGACAGTCCGAGCACGTCCGTGCGGACCTTGCGGGTGGCCGGGGCGAACGGCATCCGCAGCGCAGCGGCGGTGAGCCGATGGCCCAGGCGGGTGCCGAACCCGCCGGGGCCGGTCAGGCGCGGGGTGAGGACTCCGGGGAAGGCGGCCGTGGGCGGTCCCAGCGGCTGCAGGTGCGACTCGACGAACGGCACGCCGAGCTTCTCGGCGACGGGCAGGCCGGCCACCATCCCGCCGACGCCGCCGGTGATGAGGTCGGCGTCGGCGCAGGCGGCGAGCATGTCCGCGGCGGGCCGGACCACCAGGTCGGCGGTGTGCTCCCGCATGAGCCGGGTACGCCGCATGGGGCTCATCTCGGCGACGCCTGCGGCCGAGCGTGCGGCCTGTTCGGCGCTGCCGGAGATCGCGACGACGTCGATGCCGTACGCCCGCAGCCGCGGGGCGAAGTCCTCCGGCGCGAGCAGGCGTACGTCGTGGCCCGCTCGGTGGAGCCCGCGCGCCAGGGCGGCGTAGGGCTGGATCCCCCGCGGGTGTCCATGGCGATGACGGCGATGTGCACGGTGCGGTCCTTTCGTCGGTCGGGGTCGGGCGCGGTCCCCGCCGGGTTGCGCAGGGTCGTGCGGAGTGGCGGTCAGGGCAGCATGAGGCTGGGGACGCCGGCCGTCCCGATGCTTCAAGCGCGCGATTAAAACACATGCTTTACTCAAGCGATTGAGTAAAGCCCGGTAGTCGACCGATGTCAAGCGGATGCTTGAATACAGTCATGAGGGACACTCCGAGCCGACTGCGCGAAGCGGCCGAACGGCTGCTCGCCGAGCGTGGCGCCGCCCGGATATCGCTGCGTGACATCACCGACGCCGCGGGGGCCAACGTCGCCTCGGTCGGCTACCACTTCGGCTCCAAGGACGCCCTGCTCGACGACGTCGTCCGCAGTTCCCTCACCGAGATGTACGACCAGCAGAGGGCCCGATTGGCGCAGCTGCCCGACGACGCAGGGCTCGAAGACCTGGTCCGCGCGTGGATCCTGCCCACCTTCGCCACCCACGCCGAGCAGGACGAAACGCAGCGCCGACGCTCGCGGATCCTGCAGGACGCACTCAACCAACCCTCCCCCGCCATCACCGCGCTGCTCGCCGAGATGGCCGCACCCGTGCAGCGGCAACTGCTCGACCGCATCAGCCGCCACGTGCCCCACGTGCCCCAGGACGAGCTGCGGCTGCGGCACACCGCGGTGCTCGCCGCCCTGGGCGCGCTCGGCAGCGACGCATTCGCCACAATGCTCGCGGGCGTCGAACCAGACCGGCTCGCCGACCAGCTCGTCGCCTGGATCCTCGGCGGTCTCACGGCCGAGCCCGCCGGACCACGGCAGACCTCCTGACCGCGTGCCGCGGCGACTTCGCCCGGCCAGGCCGGTCACCGATCGGCGGCTCTGGTGGCGCAGTCGACGAACGCCCGAACCAGAGCCGACATATCCTGGCCGGTCGCGGCGACCTCGTGGCCGAAATCGAAGGCGAGCTCAAGGGCCTGCCCAAACGGATCGGGGAGCCGATCCTGGCAGCGTGGCACGCCAAGGAGGACCTGCTCGACCTGCTGGCCACCGCCCGCACCCATCCCAACCGCAAGGACATCGCCGACCTGTTGTGCCGGTTCTACCGCCGTTGTGCCGAGTCCGGCCTACCCGAGCTGGAAGGTCTGGCCACTACGGTGCAGACCTGGTGGCCGGAGATCCTGGCGTTCATCCGCACCGGGATCACCAAAGCAGGCTCCGAGGGCACCAACCGGGATCAAGACCGTCGCCCGGGACGCGTACGGCTTCCGCAACCCGGTCAACCAGCGGCTACGCGCCCGCTGTGCCATGATCCGGCGAGGCCGCGGACATCTTGCCCCTCGCTGACTTCGTTGACCCGAGATGTGGCTATCCGCTTACGTGCGAGTTAGACCTGCGCGCAAGGACATCTCGAAGTAGGTCGAGATGCCCGCGGTGCTGGGCAGTTTCCTCGATCATGTGCACGAGAATCCACCGGAGACTGACGGGCCCCGCTCCAAACGACGGTTTCGCTGCGCGGTGGCTGAGATTCGGGCACGTGGAGGCTGCGTGCCGACTCCTTTGGCATGCAGCGACGTACAGCGCACGCAGCTCGGGGACAGAGTCGTCGCGGCTGAAGTGGAACTCCCAGCCTGGTTGCGTATCATGCGGCGCTGAAGCCCAGGGCTCTGGCATGGGTACCCCGAGAAGCTTCTCCTGGAACCAGCCATCCTCCACGCGTGCTAAGTGCTTGATGATGCCTCCGATCGTCAGGTTTGTCGCCGGCAGAAGCTGGGCAGCCGCGTCGTCATCACTGAGTCCGTCGAGTGCGCTCAGGACGCAGTAGCGATGAAAGTCGAGGAACTGTTCCAAGGTGTCGCGCTCGTCTGCGGCGATGTCGGGGAACCTGACCACTCGGCGAGTGTTTCATATCTGCACTTGCGGCCGCTGGCCCGAGTTGTGGCCGGGCCAGGGCGCCAAGCAACCAACATCGGCAACGGGCTGACCGGGAGCGCCATGGCGCGCAGCGCAGTTACGCAGCGTGCCGTTGCGCCACCATCCGGCCGCGGCCATCTGGACCCCCGCTAACTTCGTTGACCCGAAGTACGCGGCGATGGCGGTCGGGTGCCGCCGGGCGACGCGGCCATGTCGAAGTCTTTCACCGCGTCCGCGTCCGGGCGGGGGCCTGCTCCGCCAGGACGTGACCGACCGGGAAGCGCTCGACGGTCAAGACGATCACGCGGGCCTCTCGCACCGGGATACCGTGCGCCACCAGGGTGCTTATGGCCTGCTCGGAGATGTCGGCCATGGTGCGGGAGAGCTGGGAGGCGGAGACGGCCCGGGCGCCGTCGGGGTGGGCGAGCAGTGCCCGCCGGAGCCGCTGCGCGAGGCCGTCCAGCCAGTCTTGCCGGCACTGATCGGGCTCGGGCGGTGACAGGTCGCCGAACTGCGCCCGGAGCGCAGCTGTTCGCTGGTGGGCTCGAACTGGCGGCTCGGTGTGGTCGCTGCTGGTCGTCACAGGCCCGCGGCAGGAGCGGTGTGGACGTCGAGCGCGGGCGACGGCGCGGGCACCTGACCGGAGCTGGGCGGTCCCGATTGAACATTGACACTTTTCGTTCCTCCAGTGATAGTAAGTGCACACTGTTCCCATCGGGTTTCTGGCCTGTGGCCGGCGTAGCCGAGAGATCGACCCCTTCCTCCCCGTCGCCGGCCAGCTCGGCCTGAGCCAGACTCCACGCCGGCCCACCGTCGCAGCCGTCGATGCGTCATACCCGAGGGAGCGCCCCACCGGCCGCCCTTGGAGGGTGGAATGAGAAAACGAACAAGGGTCAGCGCTGGGCTGGCGTCAGTCGTCGTCGCAGCCACGACCGCGATCATGGCGTTCAGTCCGACCGCGGCAGATGCCGCAGTCGGCGGATCCGGCCCGTACCCGGCCGACTACGAGACCTCGAGCACGCTGCCCAACCACACCATCTACCGCCCGCAGACCTTGCCGAGCGAACGCATGCCCGTGTTCGTCTGGGGAAACGGCGGCTGCTCCGGTAACGGCCTGGACCAGCAGAACTTCCTGCGCGAGATCGCCTCGCACGGCTTCCTGGCCATCGCCAACGGCGCTCCCGGTGGATCGGGCAGCACCAACTCGTCGATGCACACGGCGTCCATGGATTGGGTCGTGTCGGAGAACAGTCGGCAGGGCAGCAAGTACTACGGAAAGATCGACACCTCGAAGATCGCCGTGGCCGGCTTCTCGTGCGGCGGCCTGGAGGCGTACGCCGTCGACAACGACCCACGGGTCACCACCGTCGCCATCTTCAGCAGCGGGTTGCTCAACGACGGCGATGACTACCAGCTGCGGCGACTGACCGTGCCGATCGCCTACTTCATCGGCGGACCCAGCGACATCGCCTACGGCAACGCCATGGACGACTGGGGCAAGTTGCCGTCCGGCCTGCCCGCGTTCATGGGCAATCTCAACGTCGGACACGGTGGCACCTATGGCCAGACCAACGGCGGCGAATTCGGCCGCGTCGCGGTGCTCTACCTCAAGTGGCGACTGAAGGGCGACACCACCGCCGGCAGCAACTTCGTCGGCTCCAACTGCGGGCTGTGCGGTACCCAGTGGCAGGTGCTGCAGAAGAACCTCACCCTCGGCCCCCCGCCGAGCAGCCCGCCGCCCAGCCCGCCGTCGAGCAGCCCGCCACCTGGCTCCACCGGCCCACTCCGCGGCGTCGCATCGAACCGTTGCCTGGATGTCAACGGGCGCAGTCAGTCCGACGGGGCGCTCACGCAGATTTGGGACTGCAATGGCGGTACCAACCAGACGTGGACGGCGACATCCAGCAACCAGCTGACTGTCTACGGCAACAAGTGCCTCGATGCCGGGGGCACCGCCGCCGGGACCCGGCTCCAGATCTGGACCTGTCACGGCGGAGCCAACCAGCAGTGGCGGCTCAACTCCGACGGCACCATCACCGGCGTTCAGTCCGGCCTCTGCCTGGACGTGACCGGCGCGGGCACCGGCAACGGCACGGCCGTGGTGCTGTGGACATGCCACGGCGGCAGCAATCAGCGCTGGACTCGATCCTGACCCGCAACTGAGCGCACGAGTCGGCAATGACAAATCCGGGGTTGGGAATCCCGACCAGGGATTCCCAACCCATGCCTGTACCCATACTCCAGGCCCGCCCTGCCCTCGTTCGTCCAATCAGATGAAACCGAGCGGCAACCGGTACCGGGGTCCGGCTGCGCATGCCCGACGGCACCGTCGCGACGGAGGCTTACTAATGGCACGAGCCGGCCGGGGATACCCGGGCCAAGACCAGCCCCATCGCGCGCGTTCTGAGCTTGCTGGGCGGCTCAAGGCCGGACGGTTGCGACTGGCTGCGCAGCCGGCCTACGACGTCCCTGATCCGGCCAGCTTGGACGTCGACACGCTGTACTGGGGTCGCTGCGGTTCCTTCATCCGCTTCTTGACCCGAGAACGGCAGTCGCGAGACCTCGACCAGGTAGCCGCCGTTCTCGCGGTGCCCGCAGTCGGGGGCGTAGCAGTGCGCGGCCCGATGAGTCACGCTGTCTACCGGCTCGGAGCCGTGCGTGTGCCACACGCAGCATCACAGGCACCAAACCTTGTGGCGTCCTCCGTCTTGGTCAGCCGTAGTCGGCACATTCCACTACATGCCGCTGGAGTACTAGCGCCAGCCGCCCGGGGTGGGTTGGCTCGCTGTGTTCAAAGATCGTCTGGTGCCAAGGTTCGACGAGGTTGCATGCGTTCGTGAGACCAGGCCGATGACGGGCATATGGAGCCTCATTGGGCCGGCAATCGGCGCCTTAGCCACAATCGTGGGGGTACTCACTGGGAGCCACATCGGCAACCGCTCGCAGGAGCGGAACTGGGCGAGAGGGGCATGCCGCGATGCGTGCGGTGACGTCCTTGCGAGCTACGCCAGGATTCACGATGATTTCAGCTTCTGGGCGCGGCGTTCGAAGGTGCCAGAGATTGACTGGCCGAGCTGGAACCGTGCCATGAACATGCTTCGCCTGGTGGGTCCGCCCGAGCTGGTACAGGCGGGCGATGCGGTGGATAGCGAGTTCTGGCTCATCGAGGCCGAACTCGTTGCCGGCAAGCTCGGCCTCGACAACTGGCTTCAGATGCAGGCGAAGCTCGAAGCCAAGCATCTTGCCTTCATCAACGCGGTGCGACGCCATCTCTTGCCCGGCAGCCTCGATCTCATCACCGCAGTCGGCAGGCCAGGGCCAGAGAGTCCCATTTGGCACAAGCCTGAGCAGGACATGACGTCCAAGCCCGGAGAGGAATAAGGCCTGGCTAGTGTGCGAGTGGGTGCATCGGCTTCGCCCGTAGCAGGTAGCGGCCGTGCCAGAACCGCGACGAGCCGCCGTGCAGTCGGATGCGGCCGACCGATGCCACCGGGCTCGATGGCGTCGGTCGGCCGCCTTCTGCGCACAGCCACCAGCCTGAGGCGAGCTGCGCGATCATGCCTGGGCGAGCACGGCGTGCAGGTCCCGGGCGGCGGTGACGTACCCGCTGCCACCTCCCCGGGCCGCGACCTCGGCCAGCCCGGCGATGTGGCCGCGCCGGCCGATCGCCCGCGCGCATCGGGTGGCGAGCTGCAGGATGTCGGCGATGCCGGGTCGGGGCTTCGGCGTGGTCAGGAGGTGGGGCAGCGCCCCGGCGCAGATCTGCCAGACGGCGTCGACGGCCCCCGCCTCCGCCGCGCTGCGCAGGGTGTCGGCCGCCCGGTCGAGTTTGATCGAACCGGCTGAGACGCAGTCGCCGAGGTCGTCGCCGACCTCGAGCCAGTTCACGCCCGTGCCGAAGCCGATGATCGCGTCGACCGTGGCCACCCGGTCCACTGCCTGTGGCGCCGTCATGCCATAGACGAGGGCGAGGCTGGTCGCGGCACCGGTCGGCCCGTGCGACTCGGCGAGCAGCGGCAGCACAGCCGCCGAGCCGTGGGCGCCGCCGCTGCTGTCGGCCGACATCGCCAGCCGCGCGAGGACCCATCCGGCGACGACGTCGCGGTGTGACGGCAGCGCCCCGGCCCACAGCCCGGGCGACGACATCCACGGTAGGAAGAGCGGCCGGTCGTGCGACGGCAATGTGAGGATCGCGGTCTCCACTGGATCGGTTCCTGGGGGCGGGGTGATGGCGACGGCGACTCGGCGGTCGGGCAGGTCGGCGAGCCAGGGATATTTTCCCTTGTGGCCGTGCTGCTCGACCCGCGTGATCACCGGGTCGGGGTGGCCGTCGCGCAGCCGACGGGCGAACGCGAGCCCGGCCGGGCCGGTCAGGCGGTCGGCGCGGCGGGCGATCGCTGGTTCGATCTCGGTACGCGGAATCCGCAGCAGCGCCTGCGCCAGGTCCCCCGGCCACGGCTGCCAGCCGTCGCGTTCGGCTCGTTCGAGGCGGTCGAGCAGGACGGCCGGGTCGAGATGGCCGTTGATCTGCGTGGGCGTTGCGATGAGGAATGGCACCGGCTGCCGCGTGAGCTGCCGTTCGATGTCGAGGAGCCGCAGCTCCGTCACGGTCTCCGGTGATTGTTTGGTGCGGTTGAGCAGATGGGCGACCGCGACGTCGTCCGGGAGTCCGACGAATGCATCGTTCAGCCTGCCCGGGACGGTGTCGAGCAGCCCGTACAGGACCTTTGCCAGGAGCAGCCGGGGGCCGGCGACCCACTGGTTGTCCAGGCTCCCCTCGTGTGCATGCACGACCGGGCCGATCGCTGCGGCGAGCTCCGCGCGGCTGCGCCGGTGCCACTCGACCAGCCCGGCGAGCACACGTTCGCGCGCGGCGATGGACGGGTCCCCGCTGAGCATCGAGGCGAGCTCCTCCGCGAGCTCCGCCAGACTCGCGATCGGCGCCGGGATCTCGGGAATCACCGCGGCTGGTGGCGGCGCCGACACCAGCGTGCCCGCTTCGGCCGGCTCCTCCAGCAGGGCGAGCAGCTCGGTGGCGCGGCTGGGATGGCGTTTGGCCGCCTGGCGCAGCCAGGTCGCCTGTGTCTTGAGGAAGCCCTTCTCGGTGCGGCTCAGCGCGACCGGGGCGAGGCCGACCAGCGTCTCGGCGTCGAGCAGCCCGGCTTCGTCGGCTGCACGCAGGCTGCGCTGGGCGGCTGCGGCCGCGGTACCGAGGTGAGCGCTGAGGAGCGGGATGTAGTCCGCGACCCGGCCGGCTACTTCTTCCGGCGTGGGTGAAAGCTGATCGTGCAGTGTGACGTACGCGCGCAGCTGTCCTGGCCGCCCGCCGCGCAGCAGCCGGGCGAGGCAGCCGTCGAGCAGCATCGCCCGGATGGCCGGGTCCTCGCCCGCGAGCCGGATCATGGATGTGTTGAAGCCGGTGCCGAAGAACGTGAACTCCAGCAGGGCACCCATGTCGTCGGTGGCGAACAGCTGCGGTAGCAGCCGCTGGGCGTAGTCGCCGCGGGTGAGGGCGGCGTAGGGGTCGTGGTGCGCCCTGATCCAGGAGATCCAGCCGCGGGTGAAGCCCTCGGTCTGCGGTGCCTGCAGCCCGGCCGCCCTGGCCAGCGCGTCGACGATCAGCCATTCCGCGGCCGACGCTCCTTGGGTCTGTGCCCAGAGCCGGGCGAGTTCGCCGAGCCACGGCACGCCCCGAGCCACGAGCAGTTCGGCGGTCTGCGCCGGCAGGTCACTGCGCTGCCAGCGCAGACTGCCCCGGTTCAGCGCACTCATCGCCTTCTTGGCGGTCGGCGCGCAGCCGAGCAGCGCCAGTCCGCCTGCCGCGGCCAGGCGACCGTCCATGCGGCCGCCCAGCCCTTGCCTCAGGTAGGCGCCGACGGCCGCGAACGCGGCCTTGCGGTCACGTTCCGACGCTGCCATCAGGTGCGCGTGCACCCCCTGCACGTCACGTTTGTTCAGCGCCGTGGCCAGTTCGGCCGGGAGCGGGGCGGTCACTGCGCCACCTCGGCCAGCGCTCCCCGGGCGATGAGCGCCGCGAGCCGGTGGAAGTATCGGGTACGCGCGACGTCGACGACGGCGAGCAGGCTGGCGGCGACCGGCCGCGGAGTCGTCATGAAGCCTTCGAAGAACCGGGGATTCGCGCTGAGCCCGCCGGACGTCTGCAGGTCGAGGCCGTCGGCGGTGAGACCGGACGGCCCGGCGTGGGCGTAGCTCGTCGTCGACATGGCCGGGAAGATATCGGAGCCCGCCGACAGCCGCCGTCCGGTGGATCGCGGACAGGACGGCAGCGCTGGTCAGGTCAGCGGGAGCCTGGTCCGCCGAGCAGCCCCATCTGATGGGCACGTCGGCGTAGGTTCAAAGATCAAATCCATGACGGTCCGGCACCGACGCCCGAAGGTTGCCCGACGGGGCTTCCACCGCAGGCAGCGGGCCGTGGGTCATGCGACGTCGAACCATTCGTTGCCGGCAGCCCAGTGCTTGACCCACCCCGCGAAGCCAGGCTCGCCCGTGGTGTGGCCGAACTCCGCCCCGAACGGCATCGCACCCTCACCACTGATCCACCAGATGTGCCCGCGATGCGGCCCGTTGACGATCAGGTGCCAGTACATGCCGCAGCCGTCAGTGCCGAGCACGACCGAACCGTGGCTGAAGACTGGGTCCAGCAGCCGATCAAGCTCCTCAACCGGCCGGTTCTCGCCCTCCCACAACCACGGTGAGGTAAGCGGAAAGGGCTGGCTCAAGTCGCGATCGGGCCAGTGCGTGGCCCAGTCGGAGGGCTGGGAGGCAAGCCCGATCAGGCCGTACTCCGGCGGCCCGGAGTGCGAACCGTCGGAGATCTCGGCGACGAACGTCCGGTACGGCTCCGGCAGCACTACGCCGTGCTCCTGCTCGAAAGCGGCCACAGCGTCCCAGCCCAGCGCGGACTCGCCGTCGTCATCGACATCCAGCGCGGCACGAATCGCCGCCAGGTCATCGGGGTCTGCCAGCTCAGTGTTCACGCGCCATTTCATACCAGCCGACAGCA
The Catellatospora sp. IY07-71 DNA segment above includes these coding regions:
- a CDS encoding ricin-type beta-trefoil lectin domain protein, translating into MRKRTRVSAGLASVVVAATTAIMAFSPTAADAAVGGSGPYPADYETSSTLPNHTIYRPQTLPSERMPVFVWGNGGCSGNGLDQQNFLREIASHGFLAIANGAPGGSGSTNSSMHTASMDWVVSENSRQGSKYYGKIDTSKIAVAGFSCGGLEAYAVDNDPRVTTVAIFSSGLLNDGDDYQLRRLTVPIAYFIGGPSDIAYGNAMDDWGKLPSGLPAFMGNLNVGHGGTYGQTNGGEFGRVAVLYLKWRLKGDTTAGSNFVGSNCGLCGTQWQVLQKNLTLGPPPSSPPPSPPSSSPPPGSTGPLRGVASNRCLDVNGRSQSDGALTQIWDCNGGTNQTWTATSSNQLTVYGNKCLDAGGTAAGTRLQIWTCHGGANQQWRLNSDGTITGVQSGLCLDVTGAGTGNGTAVVLWTCHGGSNQRWTRS
- a CDS encoding SMI1/KNR4 family protein; translation: MNTELADPDDLAAIRAALDVDDDGESALGWDAVAAFEQEHGVVLPEPYRTFVAEISDGSHSGPPEYGLIGLASQPSDWATHWPDRDLSQPFPLTSPWLWEGENRPVEELDRLLDPVFSHGSVVLGTDGCGMYWHLIVNGPHRGHIWWISGEGAMPFGAEFGHTTGEPGFAGWVKHWAAGNEWFDVA